One window of Mauremys mutica isolate MM-2020 ecotype Southern unplaced genomic scaffold, ASM2049712v1 000179F_np12_subseq_2491984:2541295_obj, whole genome shotgun sequence genomic DNA carries:
- the LOC123357000 gene encoding uncharacterized protein LOC123357000 isoform X1, with protein MLSQMIRSVSEAGKASQWDHACAEVQEFLNTQLNSIQEDLKHQTWPTALTDTSGVPPDLWPWKHTWRFSGWNCLSSYCSFQAYGPVKGVWAPTYRILPGPWGGCLWDWVIHRDVWEVKPPHGPNRFLLGATEIRPDLWIGLGNLWTLWPLEPPQLQCIRKLSPGEIITIHEHICWAGSGNLTNLTPQPIIQANNSCIIVNSFHLRDSIFNLITDSGTHAIYWPAEKKYQLSLSFIIPVNWTALVYDRFSSLMSLLPQIQQISQLQGRIHILENMYNTELHAFQTTHRVTTLCTDTDILCFITQILYSRTHRYILWGLLGGLLLCFCLCFCCFCCPRLIPIFYKPSPRVTLVPLREIDLCPPNSLLNLNIPPIAESNFLENLQEIEVINLDIQDLMHIQV; from the coding sequence ATGTTAAGCCAAATGATCCGGAGCGTTTCTGAAGCTGGGAAGGCATCGCAGTGGGACCACGCATGTGCAGAGGTACAAGAATTCCTTAATACCCAATTAAATTCTATTCAAGAAGACCTCAAGCACcaaacttggcccactgcccttacagatactTCGGGCGTGCCACCTGACTTATGGCCATGGAAACATACATGGAGATTCTCAGGATGGAATTGCTTAAGCTCATATTGCTCCTTCCAGGCTTATGGTCCTGTGAAAGGTGTTTGGGCCCCCACGTACCGCATTCTCCCTGGACCTTGGGGAGGTTGCTTGTGGGACTGGGTAATCCACCGAGATGTGTGGGAAGTTAAGCCACCCCACGGCCCCAATCGGTTTTTGCTCGGTGCCACGGAAATAAGACCTGATCTTTGGATAGGATTGGGTAATTTGTGGACTTTATGGCCTTTAGAACCGCCCCAATTGCAGTGTATTCGTAAGCTTAGCCCTGGAGAGATTATTACTATACATGAGCACATATGTTGGGCAGGTAGCGGAAACTTAACGAATCTCACTCCCCAGCCCATTATCCAAGCCAATAATAGTTGCATAATAGTTAACTCATTTCACTTAAGGGattcaatttttaatttaattactgACTCTGGCACGCATGCAATTTATTGGCCGGCGGAAAAAAAATATCAACTTTCTTTGTCTTTTATTATTCCAGTTAATTGGACTGCCCTAGTATATGATCGATTTTCCtctttaatgtctcttttaccacAAATTCAACAAATTTCTCAACTACAAGGGCGGATTCACATCCTTGAAAACATGTACAACACTGAACTGCATGCCTTTCAAACAACTCATAGAGTTACAACTCTCTGTACAGACACAGATATCCTCTGTTTTATTACTCAAATTTTATACTCCCGGACCCATAGGTACATTTTATGGGGTCTCTTAGGCGGattgttgttgtgtttttgtctttgtttttgttgtttttgttgtccCCGTTTAATACCCATTTTTTATAAGCCCTCTCCCCGGGTGACCCTCGTTCCATTGAGAGAAATAGACCTTTGCCCCCCTAACTCCCTTCTTAACCTGAATATACCCCCCATTGCTGAAAGTAATTTTTTAGAGAACCTTCAGGAAATTGAAGTTATTAACCTAGACATTCAGGACCTAATGCATATTCAGGTTTAA
- the LOC123357000 gene encoding uncharacterized protein LOC123357000 isoform X2 codes for MADPRAKIKESAMVRKWLMPSLWFICVTMFFLLLLNLHDTLMFFWMSGKVNAPVTPIPITSLSPPLRKTKPILYKTKPTPPTKSCPAPVKKRIARSPEVRKGLTPLTIKDIENWPWYKRRNIVHWQGGTCGIYSWECGTEWLAGFIPQAAHCTKGQVPYPCQTIPYLLSEPNPSFSTAPTKQIVPTLHPRPHQEQNMTFDDFTWPRPSFISNLFSYCSTKLIFFAQGHLYQRVIEWEPLGTVRVHSINVSVYYDTTPTKTVSFMQQWGKDTDAMLFPGLCQTLNTQGTFCFLITQVTVDAVTTHRRCSTQTKFLCKETFPLTENITCTLVQFTPTHTVNETISKQDVQVHPQQLWYEPLETTDPDYGLYLMPH; via the coding sequence ATGGCTGATCCAAGAGCAAAAATCAAAGAATCAGCAATGGTGCGAAAGTGGCTTATGCCGTCCCTTTGGTTTATTTGTGTAACTAtgttttttttattgcttttgaATCTTCATGATACCCTTATGTTTTTTTGGATGTCAGGGAAAGTTAATGCACCCGTTACCCCGATCCCTATAACATCTTTAAGTCCCCCCTTACGAAAGACCAAACCGATCTTGTACAAAACGAAACCAACCCCACCCACGAAGTCATGTCCAGCCCCAGTAAAGAAAAGGATAGCGCGGTCGCCTGAGGTGAGGAAGGGACTTACACCTTTGACCATAAAAGATATAGAGAATTGGCCCTGGTATAAAAGACGCAATATAGTCCACTGGCAGGGGGGAACATGTGGAATATATTCTTGGGAATGTGGTACCGAATGGCTGGCAGGATTTATCCCACAAGCTGCACATTGTACTAAGGGCCAAGTACCATACCCATGTCAAACTATTCCCTACTTGTTATCGGAACCTAATCCTTCCTTTTCAACAGCCCCAACAAAACAAATTGTTCCTACCCTCCATCCCCGCCCCCACCAAGAACAGAACATGACCTTTGACGATTTTACATGGCCTAGGCCCTCTTTTATTAGCAATTTATTTTCTTATTGTTCaaccaaattaattttttttgctcAAGGCCACCTTTACCAGCGGGTAATAGAGTGGGAACCTTTGGGAACTGTACGTGTTCATTCTATTAACGTTTCTGTTTATTATGATACCACACCCACAAAAACCGTTTCCTTTATGCAACAGTGGGGAAAGGATACAGATGCAATGTTATTCCCTGGCCTGTGTCAAACCCTTAATACCCAGGgtaccttttgtttcctaatcACCCAAGTGACAGTAGATGCTGTAACCACCCATAGACGATGTTCCACGCAAACCAAATTTTTGTGCAAAGAAACTTTCCCTCTCACTGAAAATATTACATGTACTCTTGTTCAATTTACCCCTACACATACTGTTAACGAGACCATATCTAAGCAGGATGTACAAGTCCACCCCCAACAGTTGTGGTATGAACCTTTGGAAACTACTGATCCCGACTATGGACTATACTTAATGCCACATTAG